The window ACAAGTGGTTGTTCGCTCCCATGGATCTGAGCACGTTCTATACGCGCCGGCCGGAGATTTTGCGGCGGGCCTTCTCTCTGGTGCCGGCGTACTTGACTTCGAAGGACGATCCTCGGGCAGTGAACCTGATGGACTATGGCATCCCTCTGGGGCGCCGGTTCCGGGCGCTGAAGTTCTGGTTTCTGCTGCGCTACTTCGGACGCGAACGGATTCAGCAGATCATGCGTGATCACATCCGCTCCGCCAAGCGGCTAGAAGAGTTGGTGCACGCCGACCCCCGCTTTGAAGTAGTGGCGCCGGTGCCATTCTCGGTCGTCTGCTTCCGTTATCGAGGCAGCGATGACGAAAACCGGAAGATTCTCGAGCGAGTGAATGCCGCGAGGCGGTTTTTCATTTCGCATACTTCGCTCGATGGGCGCATGGTGCTGCGTATTGCCATCGGAAACCTTGCAACAGCCTGGGACGATGTGGAGGAGTGCTGGAGGACAGTACAGGAAGCGGTAAACGGCAAGTTGTAAGTTGCAACGGAGACCTGGCAGTCCAGTGCTGAGCATTTTGCAGGCGAAGACGCGTCCAGGCCGCGCTCGACCTCCCACCTCTGGCCAGAGTGGGGACCCTCAAGTCACTCCTCGCAAGAGCCTTTTTCCGCGAACCGGTTGGATGGGGACGGGCGGGCCAACCTTCCCCCAACCCTTCCTGTGGTGCCCCCTTTCCTGAGCGTAGCGAAGGGTGGGTGGCAATCATATTGGCACCGCCGAGCTATTCTTGCCCGGCCGAGAGCGCCTCGCACGCGAGCCGTCCCGGAACAAGCCACCCTCTCTCGCGCATTCGGTGTCGCACATCACCGCCAACCGCTGAGTGTGCTGTTAACGTTTCAGTCAGTGCCATGGCGGGAACTGCGCAAACCCAGGTAGCAGAATTGCTCCGCGATCAACTCCCACGGATTATCGCCGGGACCTTCTTCGTGCTGGCGGCACTGGTGGCCTTTGCCATCGCGAGCATTCGACGAGCCAGCGGTGTGAAGTTCCTGGTTTGGCTGGCGGTTTGGACGGGCATATTCGGCATCAACGAACTGCTGGTAATCCCGGCGGTCGGAGATCTTCTTCCGCCTTGGTTGCGTGCGTTTTTGCATGTCTCCCTGTCGTACCTGGTCCTGGTGGCCGCCGCACTCGCGTTCCTCCAAGTCAGCGTCGGTGCACTTCGCGTTCTTGTCAAATTTCTCCTCGCAGCCGACATCCTAATCGCGGTTCTGGGGATCGGAGCCTTCCTTACCTCCGGCTCCGCAGATGCGTTCATGCCGATAAACAGCCTGCTGGCCGTGGTCGGCAGTACGGTGCTGTGTGTTGTGGTGCTGGTGCCACCGCTCTGGCGACGCTACCTGGTTCTTCCCCATCACAGGGTTCTGACGGTCGGCACGCTGGTATTTGCGGCCCAATCCGTATACGGAAACCTCTCAACCGCGTTTCAATACTCTTGTCCGGACATTCTCGGCTCATTGGGATTCGCGGCCTTTCTGTTGTCCTTTGGTTATACCGCCATGGACATGATCGTCTCCAACGAGCGCCGCCTGCTCTCCATCGACAACGAACTGGCCATCGCGCGCCAGTTGCAGCTCTCGATTCTGCCGTCCGGGGTGCCGCAAGCGAGCAAGCTCCGCGTGGCTGCTTCCTATTTGCCCATGACCTCGGTCGCAGGCGACTTTTACCAGTTCCTTCCTATGGATGATCACCACACTGGCTTCCTGGTGGCCGACGTCAGTGGTCATGGTGTGCCCGCCGCCCTGATCGCCTCGATGATTAAAACCGCGATGCACTCGATTGACGGTTGCGCCCAGCAACCCGCCGAGGTGCTACGCCGTCTTAGCACGGTCCTGTTCTCCGATCTTCGGGGGCAATTTGTCTCCGTCGCTTATCTATGGATCGACAGCGAGTCGAAAACCGCCACTTACTCCGCTGCCGGCCATCCGCCCCTCCTACTCTGGCGCGCCGTCGATCACGACCTCCTGCGCATCGAAAGTAATGGCCTGCTGTTGGGCGTCGTGCCCGAAGTCGAATTTCCTCAACGGAGCCTTCAGCTCGCTGCGGGCGACCGTATCCTGCTCTACACCGATGGAGTTACCGAGCCTGAGAACGAGGCAGGCGAAGCCTTCGGCGATCAGCGACTCGAGCAGGTCATCCGCGAGAACCAGTCAGGTTCCGCTGCCGAACTGTCAGAACATCTGGTCACGGAAATCCGTAGCTGGCAATCCGCTTCCGTCAACCAGCAGGATGACATCACCCTGGTCGTTATCGACGTGCTCTAGATGACCCATAGCCGCTAAAACTAGCCCTACCGCCGATCGTTTTTGACTAGCCTCAAGGCCTCCCTGCCCATTCATGCCAGGCGTTTCAGTGGATAATCATCCCATGGCCCAGCTGGAGCGGGAATTTTGTTCGGGGTTGGAGACGATGCAGCTTATATAGCGGAACACATCAGGGCGCGAGAGACGCAGTACCCCCACTACGACGAACGGGAGGTTGCTGAGGAGGAATCATCACATCACCTGATCCCGGAGGTCATGTCGAATAACTAGTGAAAAATGTCGACATTCCTGCTTATCAGCCCGACCCGACTGGTGGTGTTGTTTTGCTTCGCCTCCGGGCGCGATGCTACCATCCGCTGCATGACTAGAGCACTTTTGCCAATAGCAGCCATGTTCGCAATCATCGTCCAGGCAAGCGGACAAGGAAGTTCCAGCTCCAGCCCTGATGTGCCGGACAAACTCAAGGCGCCGGCCGGCGAGAATCTCATTTTGAAGGCGCAGGGGTCGGGGTCGCAGATTTACGTGTGCAAGCAACAAGCGGACAACAAGTTTGCCTGGACCCTGAAAGCGCCGGAGGCAGAACTTCGTGATGACCAGGGAAAAGTTATTGGACATCATTACGCCGGGCCCGCCTGGAAGCATGCCGATGACAGCGAGGTCACAGGGAAAGCCATCGCCCGCGTTGATTCACCCAATTCCGACTCAATTCCCTGGCTGTTGGTTAGCGCTGTCGGCCATTCCGGAAACGGTGTGTTCACCCCTGTCACTACCATCCAGAGGATTAACACCAAGGGTGGTCAGCCACCGGCGGCGACCGAATGCGATGTCTCCAGGAAAAATACCGAAGTGAAAAGTAGCTATACGGCAGACTACTACTTCTACGCGCCAGCTAAGTAGTCGAGGCAACGTCCCCACGCCAGCAGCATGCGAAACACCATCCGAAGGTGCAGAACGCAATGCAAGGGTGGCCCGTCCTTCCGCCCTCGTCTAGCGAAGGCTGGGAGGCAAGGCAGCACCCAGGTTCCCCACTCCACTTACTGAATTGTGAGCTTAACGTTGTCGATCCATTCGTTGAAGGTAAGGGGCGATCCGGCCGTATCCAGTTGCCACTGCACGCCCATATCCTCGCTCCAGCCCGCGGGTAGGGGACCGGAGGGCTCGGCTATGTTCACTGTATGCTGGATTCCGTCCAGCGTCAGTGAATCGTAGTGCATCCGCCTGTCAGAGGTTCGATGTACCTCCCAGAGGATGTGGTGCCAGACCTTGGGCTTGAATGGCCGGCAACTGACCGGAATTGTCACCCACCTGGCTGCGCCCGCGTTCCACACATTCCATCGACCGGTGGTGTATACGCACTGGCTCCCGAACATGTACTCGGTCCCGCCAACAAACTGGAAGATGTCGTACTCCAATGCCTGAGCGCCTAGAGAGGCCTCATCCAGGTAGACCCAGAAGTCCCACGTAAAGTGGGTCGCCCAATCCTGAGCGCCTAGCTTCTCCCAGAAGAGGACATCCGAGAACGGCTTGCTGGCAGAAATGTAGAGCTGAGTGCCGCTTCCATCCCGTGAGGGGGTGGTTTGGAACTGGGCCATCCAGTAGACGTCGGCCTCGTTCGCGCCGCCCGCACACGTCGTGCATGAGCCCCAACCCGCACTGTTGTCGTCAATGTTGGAATAGGTTTTCCTGCGGCTGACTTGGCCTTGAGCCGTGGCAAGAAACGTGGTCAGCAAAATCGAAAGGATCACACCCCTCTTCACGATCGCGTCTCCTGGATTGGAATTGGCCGAAGTGCGGACCGCGACAGCGGGGTGCAAGCGTACAGCATCCTGGAACGCAAAGAGGCGGAGAGTACTCTGGCCTGGAGTGGCCACAAATTAACCGATGGATAAATGACCGGTCAATCAAAAACGGCGCGCAGAGACCGAAAAAGGCACGCCGTGCCATGCCCAGTAAGTGGAGGTCGGGTGCTTTCGCGACGTATTTGTTGGGCAGCCTACATTCGCTTGATTGACACTTTGTCTCTCGAGGAGTAGTTTTGCGCCCCTCAGTTCCCAACAACTAAGGAGAGCAACATGCGAGTGCGACTGGCGCTTTATGCAGTAGCAGTGTGTCTCGGTCTCGGCTCAGTGGCTACGGCCCAGGATGCAGTGAAGGTTGATCCCAAGCATTACACCGTGGTGAGCGAAAACGATCAGGTGCGGATTCTGAAAGCGCACTATGGTGCGCACGAGAAGTCGGTCATGCACAGCCATCCGGCCACGGTTGCAGTATTCCTCACCGACGGTAAGGGGCAGTTCACCTTGCCTGATGGGAAAAAGCAGCCCTTCACCACCAAGGCCGGCGACGCGCAATACAACGCCGCGACCACGCACCTCCCCGAGAACACCGGTGACACCGGGTTCGATGTGATCGTGGTCGAACTGAAAGGCACTGCCGGCAAGCCTGCGAAGGCCGCGCCAAAGCAAGCCTCAGGAGGGCTTTAGAAAGAGGGATCGTGCTATTAGCGCCCGAAGACTGCCCCACCACTCAAGCCAAAAGAAGGCTTGAGTGGCCGCCCACCTAGCCGCGATCTCGACTTCGGCCACTTCAGGAGGTCCCAGCTTAGCGTCGAAAGAAAGGACGCGATCCCGGGCCAGCCACTTTTTTCAGACCTGGGCTGGGACACCCTCCAGTCTCTACTTCATCCCGCGTTTCCAATTGCGTACAGGAAGTCCACGTACGAAGCCACGGCGCCGTCCATACCCTGAATTTTCGGATTCGCAGACTCGATCACGTAATACTCATCGGGCGCGTGCGCGCCACTGCCGTGTCCCAGGCCGAAGTGCCCGGCAGGCAGGCGCAGCGGATCCCCAGTGAAGACATACCCCGGCCAGGAGCCGGCGTTGCGCGGCAGCATCACCGGTTCGATCCCGCCGTGGCGGTACACGGCAGTTTCAGTGCGGA of the Terriglobales bacterium genome contains:
- a CDS encoding PP2C family protein-serine/threonine phosphatase — protein: MAGTAQTQVAELLRDQLPRIIAGTFFVLAALVAFAIASIRRASGVKFLVWLAVWTGIFGINELLVIPAVGDLLPPWLRAFLHVSLSYLVLVAAALAFLQVSVGALRVLVKFLLAADILIAVLGIGAFLTSGSADAFMPINSLLAVVGSTVLCVVVLVPPLWRRYLVLPHHRVLTVGTLVFAAQSVYGNLSTAFQYSCPDILGSLGFAAFLLSFGYTAMDMIVSNERRLLSIDNELAIARQLQLSILPSGVPQASKLRVAASYLPMTSVAGDFYQFLPMDDHHTGFLVADVSGHGVPAALIASMIKTAMHSIDGCAQQPAEVLRRLSTVLFSDLRGQFVSVAYLWIDSESKTATYSAAGHPPLLLWRAVDHDLLRIESNGLLLGVVPEVEFPQRSLQLAAGDRILLYTDGVTEPENEAGEAFGDQRLEQVIRENQSGSAAELSEHLVTEIRSWQSASVNQQDDITLVVIDVL
- a CDS encoding DUF3455 domain-containing protein, whose product is MSTFLLISPTRLVVLFCFASGRDATIRCMTRALLPIAAMFAIIVQASGQGSSSSSPDVPDKLKAPAGENLILKAQGSGSQIYVCKQQADNKFAWTLKAPEAELRDDQGKVIGHHYAGPAWKHADDSEVTGKAIARVDSPNSDSIPWLLVSAVGHSGNGVFTPVTTIQRINTKGGQPPAATECDVSRKNTEVKSSYTADYYFYAPAK